In the Dolichospermum flos-aquae CCAP 1403/13F genome, GCATATTCCCATTCAGCTTCACTGGGTAAACGGTATTTTTGTCCTGTCTTGTGAGATAGTCTAGCACAAAACTCAACCGCATCATTCCAAGATACTTGTTCTACAGGTAGTTTATCACCTGGGAAGTAGGCAGGACGAGAATTTAATTCTCTAGCAACTGGAGGACAGGAATAAACGACTTTTTCCCATTGTTCTTGAGTAATAGTGTATTTTCCCATGTAGAAGGGTTTCACCGTTACATAGTGTTGGGGACGTTCATAATCTAAACTCTCTTCTTCTGTTTTTGGTGCGCCCATGTAAAATGTCCCACCAGGAATATAAACCATCTCCAATTTTACACCAAAACCCAAATCTTGGCTAAAAGATTGATTTAAAGATGAATTTGGAGAAGTGATAGGTAATTTATTTAATTCTTCTTGACGGGTTTTGATTTCTTGTTTGATTGACTCAATTTTATTCTCCCACTTGTTACGAAGTCCTGGATCATTTTCATTACGTTTCTCATCTTCATACTGTTTAAGAAGTTGAAAATCTTTTTCTAATTCTTCTTCAAGGTGCTGACGCAAATCCACAATTTACTTTCTCCCTAATTTTTTGATAATGAACTCCCAAGCAGACTTGATATTAAAACCAGTTCCCAATTCTAATTCACCTTCATAATTAATTAAAAAAGGAACAATTGGTAAAGTCACTGTAATTTTATGTCTAGTATCTAATTCAGGAGATTTGATAATTTCGGCAATTTCTGCTTGACTACTGGCAGGTAAAGAAGGTATGCGTGATTGTAGAACTGCCAACATTTGCAGCATTTCTGACTCAGATACTTGATTAGCTGCTACTGCATTTAACATATTTTCTGTAAAAGCTAATTAAGTCTGATTTAGCTGTTCAATAAAAACTCTCAAAATTGCTTGTTCAGAAACTTGATAACGAAGTAAAAGTGAATCTTGCTTAATAAGAACAATATTTAATTTTGCGTCTATTTGCTGTAATTGGTTTTCTATTATTTGCAGTTGATTTCCTACTACCTGTATTTGCGGTGTAGACATACCAATTAACTGTTGTTCTAGTTCTGTATATTCTTGTTTATAATTATTAATAGATTCCTGTTGTCGTTTAATTTCTTTTTTATATTTTTTTAATGTTCGAGGGTTGTCTTCAACAGTTAAGGCTTCCTCAAATTCTTTCAGTAATTTTTGGTCTTGAGTAATATGATCTAGTAAATCTGTCAATCTTTGTTGGAAAATCTGGGAAAGCATGAGTTAAATGCCTTAATTTGGGGATTGTTGAGGG is a window encoding:
- a CDS encoding SUMF1/EgtB/PvdO family nonheme iron enzyme — encoded protein: MDLRQHLEEELEKDFQLLKQYEDEKRNENDPGLRNKWENKIESIKQEIKTRQEELNKLPITSPNSSLNQSFSQDLGFGVKLEMVYIPGGTFYMGAPKTEEESLDYERPQHYVTVKPFYMGKYTITQEQWEKVVYSCPPVARELNSRPAYFPGDKLPVEQVSWNDAVEFCARLSHKTGQKYRLPSEAEWEYACRAGSAKPFAFGDTITTNVVNYNGNFTYGNAPKGEYRGRTTPVGTFQPNAFGLYDMHGNVWEWCADTWHDNYEGAPNNASAWISEINQNVKLLRGGSWFYNPDYCRSAYRNDLNLDGNNIGFRVVCSGAART